The sequence TTTCTTGACTTGAAGCTCCATGATATTCCTAACACCATGGGGGATGCAGCTGAAGAAATCGCCTCTTTGGGGGTGGGCATGTTCACACTCCATGCTAGCAGCGGAGGCGAGGCGATGAGAGAGGTGGCGGCTCGTTTGGCGCGATTCCCTAGGCGTCCCTTGGCTTTTGCGGTGACGGCGCTCACGAGTTTTGGCGAGGAAGGGTTTAGGGAGATTTATAACGCCTCTTTGGAGAGCAAAGCGTTGGATATGGCGATGTTGGCGGCTCAAAATGGAATGGATGGTGTGGTCTGTTCAGTTTTTGAAAGTCAGAGAATCAAATCCTATGTCGCCCAGGATTTTCTAACCCTCACTCCGGGAATCCGCCCCTTTGGAGAGCCAAGTGGCGATCAGAAGCGTGTGGCGGATCTCCATGAGGCTAAAAGCGCCTCCAGCGATTTTATTGTCGTGGGACGACCCGTCTACAAGCATCCTCGCCCTAGAGAGGCGGTAGAGAAGATTCTAGAGGGAATCGCCTAGAGGCGCGAGAACCAAAAGGGGAGATTTTTCTGCTCTTTAGCAATCGTGCTACTCTCTCCATGCCCCGGGAAGAGAGGTTTGTCATAGGTGAGTGCACCAAAGCGCTCTAAACTCTCTCTCATGAGCTCGCTAGAGGAGTAGGGGAAGTCGCTGCGACCGATACTGCTTTTGAAGATGAAATCCCCGCTGAACATCCACTCTCCAATCTCAATCGTGCTGCATCCGGGCGTATGTCCGGGAAAGTGGCGATAGAGCACCTTGATTCCTCCAAATTCCAACTCCACGCACTCGCCCTCCACCAAAAGATCAGGAATCGAAGGGGTTAGTCCTGTGCCAAAGCAGTCAGAGGCGAGCATGAAGGCGTCCTCTTTGGGAATCACCAAGGGAGTGTTGGGAAGCTGCTCTTTGAGGGCGTGGTTGCTCCAGACATGGTCGAAGTGGCCATGAGTGTTGAGAATCGCCAAGGGATTGGAGCAGTTCTCTAGCACCCACTCTAGGGCTCCTTTGCCTGGATCAATGATGATTTCGCCTTCGGGAGCTTGGATGAGATAGCAATGGGTGGCGTATTCGCCAAAGGGATGAGAGAGGAGTTTCATGATGCTAAAAGCCTTATTAAGGGTGGTTTTGTCTTCCCAATCATAGGCAACTTTGGATAAAATCATGCTAACAAGCTAGACTCAACCCAAAGGGAATGGATGCGGCCGCACGAGAGATTTCATGATTTTTTGGATGATTTTAGGAATCCCTACTCTAGGGATCGAGACCGAATCATCCACTGCTCCTCTTTTCGGAGGCTAGAATATAAGACGCAAGTCTTTTTGAACAGCTCAGGCGACTACTTCCGCACGCGCCTCACTCACTCTATTGAGGTGAGCCAAATCGCTCGGAGTATCGCCTCTCATCTAGGGCTCAATGAGACGCTCGCTGAGGCGATCGCGCTCTCCCACGATTTGGGGCACACCCCTTTTGGGCACGCAGGAGGTGATGAGCTGGATCGACTCCTCAAAAAACATGGCTTTGAGGCGGGCTTTGATCACAATTTCCAATCCTTTCGCGTGGTGAGCAAGCTAGAGAAGCGCTACCCAAACTTTGAGGGGCTCAATCTCACTTTTGCCACCCTGGAGGGAATCCTCAAGCACTCCTACCCCTACCAAAAATCTTTTTTGGATGCGGCGATGAATGAGATTTTTGCGCTGGATTATCACCCCAGTCTAGAGGCGATTGTGGTGGATCATGCCGATGAGATTGCCTATGTGAGCCATGATATTGATGATGGAATCAAGTATGGGCTTATCAGGCTTGAAGATTTGGAGGAGAGCGAGCTTGTGGGCGAGATGATTGATAAGGCGGAGCAAGAGGGGGTGAAGAGGAGTGAGAAGGTGTTTCGCTATCGCTTTGTCTCCAACCTCATCAATCATCTCGTCTATGGCTTTTTAGAGGGAAGCCAAGAGGCGAGGCTCCACCAAGGAGAGGTGAGGAGCGCGATGATTCCAAGTGGCGAGAGACTACCGCTAGGATTCTCGCCTGAAATGGGGCGAAAACTCAAAAAACTCAAAAAACTCCTCTTCACCAAGCTCTATCGCCATGAGCAGGTGAATCGGAAGATGTTCTTTGGCAGGGGATGCATTAGGGCTCTTTTTGAGGATTTTATGAATGAAAAAAATCTTCTCCCCAAGGAGCTTCAAGAGCGAATCAATCAAGGGGGCAAAGCGCATCGCGTGGTGGCGGATTATATTGCTAGCATGAGCGACCGTTACGCTATGAATCTCTATAAAGAGCTGCATATTGGCTAAAATCTTCTTCTGGATAGGAATCTGGCTAAGCCTTGCAAGCGCTCAAGGCGATTCTTATATGACACATGAGGTGAGCCTCGCCACACCCTATCTTCATGAGGGGATTGATTACACCGCTCGTTTTTACACCAAAGAGCAGGGAAGCTTGGAGGCGTTGGAGTTTAAAAAGCCTCTTTTTGAAGGCTTCAGGGTGGAGGAGCGAGGGATAAAGGAGGGAATCAAGGAGGGAAGCTACACGCGCTACGAGCTCCTCTATCGTCTCTACCCTCTTCAAATCGGGGAGCTGGAGATTCCCTCTCCTGTGGTGGCAGTGTTGAAACGCTCCTTGGAGAGCAATGCCTTTTTGCTCACCCAGACGCAATCCCAAAGGATAGAGTATCAAGCCAAACCTCTAAGAATCAGCGTCAAGCCTCTGCCTCCAGAGGCTCAAGGAATTACATTGGTGGGGGAGAGCACGATCGAGGTGAGAAGCGAGCGTGAGGCGTTTGCACCCTCTACTCCGGTGGGACTTTGGGTGAAGATTCGCTCTCAAGGATTCCTAGAGGCTCTGCCCGAGCCGCTCTTCTCTCTCCCCCATGCGACGCTTTACACCAAAGAGAGCTCTTATGCGCTTGGGGTGGATGAAGAGGGAAATGCGGTGCGAGAGTTTCACGCTCATTTGGAGGTCGTGGCCAAAGAGGCGGTGGTGATTCCCCCTCTGGTGATCCACTTCTTTGACCCCAAGGAGGCGCGATTGAGGGAGGCGAGAAGTGAGACCATCGAGCTTCAGCTTCAGCCCAAAGAGGGTGTCTCTCAAGAGGAGCCAAGAGCTAGTGCCTCTAAGCCTCTTGAGCGAGCCTCTTTGGCGTGGGGAGAGGGGATGCTCTTTTTTGGGATGGGGATGGTTTGGGGAGGATTCTTGCTCTTTTTTCTTCTTCGTTCAGTGCGTCACACCTCTTCCTCAAAGCGTTCTCCCTCCTCTTTGCGAGAATTTAGAGATGCAAAGGAGCTTTTGGGAATGATGTTGTCTTCTAAAGAGAAATCCACTCGTCTCAAAGAGGCGATAGAATGGCTAGAAGAGAGGCTCTATGGTCCTTTGAAGCGACCCTTGAGCCAGCAAGAGATTCGAAGCTATCTTAAAGAGAAAGGAATTTTATGAAAACCTCCTTGTTGGCTTGGCTGATTCTACCCCTTGCATTGATGGCACAAGGGCGCTCTTTTTACGCCAAGGTCGAGCCTTATGAGACTTATGAGATCAAAGCAGCCACTTCAGGGCTTGTTGTGAGTGTGCAAAAGAGTCTAGAAGGGAAGCTTGTTTCTCAAAGAGAAACGGTGATAAAATTAGATGATGCTTTGGAAAAAAGCCTATTGGCACTGGATAAAAAGAGTCTTCAGACGACCAGAGAGAGGGCGGAGGCGCTTCTAGCGGCCGCCAAGATCAAAGAAGAGAATTTCAAAGATATTCAATCGCTCAAAACCAAATCAAAATTTCAGAAAGACACCGAAGAGGTGAATGCCATCAGTGCGAAGATTAGCTATCTTCAGGCGCTAGAGCAGATATACTCTTTAGAGAGCCAGATCGCTCAAAGGGTGGATGTGATCCAAAAAAAGAGCCTAGAGGCGCACAATCGCTATGTCTATAAGATTCGCGTGAGTGAGGGTGACTATGTCAATGCAGGAACAGCCCTCATGGATCTCATGGATATTTCGCAGGCGAAGGTGGTCTTTTTTGTCTCAGAGGAGGAGGCCAAAAGCCTTCCTTCTAAGGTGCTCTATGTGGACGGAAAAAAGGGCGAGGCAAAGATTGAGAAGCTCTATCGGGTTGCTGATAGCGAACATGTCTCTGAGTATAGAGTCGAGGCGGTTTTGCCCTCGGCGAAATTTTTTTCCAAACTCGTGAAAATTGAACTAAAGGATGAATGAGATGATGGGCGAAGCCTTGGATAAGGAGTATGTTCTCCACTCTTATGGACGCAATTATGTCCAATTCACCCAAGGGAAAAATGCAACCCTTTGGGACAGCGAAGGAAAAGATTATATTGACTTTGCCTCGGGGATAGCGGTGTGCAGTGTGGGGCATGGGAATGAGCGACTCGCAGGGGCGATTTGTGACCAAGCCAAAAAGCTCATTCACACCTCCAACCTCTACTATATTGAGCCACAGGCGCGACTGGCTGAGAAGCTGGTGAAGTTGAGCGGCTATGATATGCGTGTCTTTTTTGCTAACTCTGGAGCC comes from Wolinella succinogenes DSM 1740 and encodes:
- the pyrF gene encoding orotidine-5'-phosphate decarboxylase; translated protein: MQLCIALDLPSQEENLKLLESLVGLPVWIKVGLRSYIRDGKEFLGRIRQIDPRFELFLDLKLHDIPNTMGDAAEEIASLGVGMFTLHASSGGEAMREVAARLARFPRRPLAFAVTALTSFGEEGFREIYNASLESKALDMAMLAAQNGMDGVVCSVFESQRIKSYVAQDFLTLTPGIRPFGEPSGDQKRVADLHEAKSASSDFIVVGRPVYKHPRPREAVEKILEGIA
- a CDS encoding MBL fold metallo-hydrolase codes for the protein MKLLSHPFGEYATHCYLIQAPEGEIIIDPGKGALEWVLENCSNPLAILNTHGHFDHVWSNHALKEQLPNTPLVIPKEDAFMLASDCFGTGLTPSIPDLLVEGECVELEFGGIKVLYRHFPGHTPGCSTIEIGEWMFSGDFIFKSSIGRSDFPYSSSELMRESLERFGALTYDKPLFPGHGESSTIAKEQKNLPFWFSRL
- a CDS encoding deoxyguanosinetriphosphate triphosphohydrolase, translated to MRPHERFHDFLDDFRNPYSRDRDRIIHCSSFRRLEYKTQVFLNSSGDYFRTRLTHSIEVSQIARSIASHLGLNETLAEAIALSHDLGHTPFGHAGGDELDRLLKKHGFEAGFDHNFQSFRVVSKLEKRYPNFEGLNLTFATLEGILKHSYPYQKSFLDAAMNEIFALDYHPSLEAIVVDHADEIAYVSHDIDDGIKYGLIRLEDLEESELVGEMIDKAEQEGVKRSEKVFRYRFVSNLINHLVYGFLEGSQEARLHQGEVRSAMIPSGERLPLGFSPEMGRKLKKLKKLLFTKLYRHEQVNRKMFFGRGCIRALFEDFMNEKNLLPKELQERINQGGKAHRVVADYIASMSDRYAMNLYKELHIG
- a CDS encoding BatD family protein — encoded protein: MAKIFFWIGIWLSLASAQGDSYMTHEVSLATPYLHEGIDYTARFYTKEQGSLEALEFKKPLFEGFRVEERGIKEGIKEGSYTRYELLYRLYPLQIGELEIPSPVVAVLKRSLESNAFLLTQTQSQRIEYQAKPLRISVKPLPPEAQGITLVGESTIEVRSEREAFAPSTPVGLWVKIRSQGFLEALPEPLFSLPHATLYTKESSYALGVDEEGNAVREFHAHLEVVAKEAVVIPPLVIHFFDPKEARLREARSETIELQLQPKEGVSQEEPRASASKPLERASLAWGEGMLFFGMGMVWGGFLLFFLLRSVRHTSSSKRSPSSLREFRDAKELLGMMLSSKEKSTRLKEAIEWLEERLYGPLKRPLSQQEIRSYLKEKGIL
- a CDS encoding HlyD family efflux transporter periplasmic adaptor subunit, which produces MKTSLLAWLILPLALMAQGRSFYAKVEPYETYEIKAATSGLVVSVQKSLEGKLVSQRETVIKLDDALEKSLLALDKKSLQTTRERAEALLAAAKIKEENFKDIQSLKTKSKFQKDTEEVNAISAKISYLQALEQIYSLESQIAQRVDVIQKKSLEAHNRYVYKIRVSEGDYVNAGTALMDLMDISQAKVVFFVSEEEAKSLPSKVLYVDGKKGEAKIEKLYRVADSEHVSEYRVEAVLPSAKFFSKLVKIELKDE